AGACCCGGAGCAGCGTTTTGCGCGGGTTGAGGCATTCGCTTTCGCCTTAGAGCAGGCCAGCCAGCAAGAGTTACCAACGCTTCCAGGCTCCAATCCATTCCTGTTTGTACCATCAGTACCACCCACCATTCTTGCGGCGCCCGTCCGAGAACCCGCGCCTCCCATCGCCCCGGTCAATTCAGGGCCGCCCTATATATCCCAGACTGACCCAACCACTCCCATACCGGATGTGTACCAGTCACATATCCTACCATCGCCGGTAACTCCTCTACCACCCGTTCTGCCAGGAGCAATCACTGCTGCTGATCAGCCTGGCATACAACAAAAGCGCAAAATGTCGCGTCGCGCCTTCATAGGCGGCGCCGTCCTGGTGGCGGCCGCTGTGGGGAGTGGGGCCGCACTGGCTAAATTTTTCCTGGTACCATCCGCTGCTACAAGCACGAATCACCCCACCTCTGCCGCCACACATCCGGCGAAATCAGGGACCACGACTCAATCCTCTCCCACAGCTCAATCTTCATCAACGGGAACCACAAATCCCAATTCCCCCACTTTAGCGATAACAGAGCTATTTTCTCACGCCGGGCCCGCCGAAGAATACACCGTCGCATGGTCTCCCGATGGGCAATTTGTGGCCTCCGCCGGCAATAGCCAGGTCATAGAAATATTGAATGCCTCTTCTGGAGTCACTGCCCTGATCCTGAGCGATAGTTTCAGTGCGACCGATAGTGTGGCATGGTCACCTGATGGCAACTACCTGGCTTCAGGACACGATGATCATATCATAAGAATATGGAATGCCTCTTCTGGAATGCTTATCTCCAGACTCACAGGCCATACAGGACATGTAAATTCTGTCGCCTGGTCGCCTGACAGATCTATGCTTGTTTCAGGCAGTGGCGATAAAACTGCCAGGGTCTGGGACGTTGCCGGTCAGACGAGCCTCATCACCTACACGGGCCATACTCACTATATCAACTGCGTGGCCTGGGAACATAATGGCACTCGCATCGTTTCGGGCAGTGGCGACTATACCGCGCAGGTCTGGGATGCTCTATCCGGCATGCCGATTCTCACGTATAGTCGTCATTCCAACGAGGTATTATCACTGGCATGGTCGCCCGATGACCGGCGCATTGTCTCGGCCAGCGATGACTCTACTGTGCAGGTCTGGGACTCCTCGAGTGGAAGCCGCTTCCTCGTCTATACCGGCCACCGCAGTTTTGTTGTCGCGGTATCATGGTCGCCCGATGGCACGAAAATCGTCTCGGGTGGTGGCGATCATACGAAGGCGGTCAGTGATACCTCTATCCAGGTCTGGGACCCCAATACAGGCAATAAATTGGCCATCTACAACGGCCATAGCAACGAAGTAGAGGATGTGGCATGGGCGCCGGATAGCAGTCGTTTCGCGTCTGCTAGCGACGACCAGACGGTACGAGTATTACAGGTGCCATAACATTTCAAAGTAAGTGCTTTCCATTTTTAGCATTTTGGAAAAATCCAATTATTGACTTTTCGGAAGTCTCCGTTTACAATTAGAACAGTGTGAAAGGCTTGTTTCTTCTATTGTCTTGCCTGAACACAAAGCATGGGCTGCGCTAGCAGCCTGGCAAGATGGATAGACGCCGTGTGTTAGTTGCACTAGCAGGAGGCAGTTCATGGCTGTTGTTCAACCCGACTATTATCGTCATGAGAACCTCGTCCGCAAATCGATACAGATCCCCTCAACGCAACATAAGGAGCTAAAAGCCCTCGCCGTTGAGCTTGAAGCCTCTCTCGGAGATGTAGTGGAGACCATTATGGAGTTAATGCGCCAGGATAATTACGAACAGTTGAAAGCAGCAATCATCTCGAAACGCGAGCAGCACCTTTCCTCCTCCAGTCACTTACTCGATGAAGCCTACGACTACCTCGGTTCCCTCCCAGAAACTCTTAAAGACGCCCAATTCTTTTTTCATGCCAGCCAGGAAGGTATCTTTACCGTTGCGTAGCGTTATGTAAAGTTTTAAGGTAGTTGCATGAGTAGTGAGGCAAGGGCATCAACGCCGCCCAGCCCTCAACAACAAGAAATAAGTCAACCTTCACCCCCACCACATACGCCTCCCAGCCCGAGGCGTGGTGAGATTTGGGACGTCAACTGGTCTCCAGGACGTGGTGCCGAACAACAGGGCACACGTCCCGCCCTTATCATCCAGAATGATCGTGGTAATGCATCGCTCACCTATCCACTGACGATTGTCGCCTCGATGAGCCGCACCGAACGGGAGTTGCCACTGCATGTACGCATCGCACCCACTTCAGAAAACGGGCTTACCGACTATACGGACGTGAAGTGCGAGCAACTCATGACCATCGAAAAATCCCGCCTCATGCGCCGTCGTGGTTCGGTTACAAGTGAAGATATGGCGCGCGTTGATACAGCATTGAAATTGAGCCTGGGCCTGGCACCATGAATAGCTCCTCTCTGGACGCGATAAATCTATCTGGTCCCTACACCTCAGGAGAAGGAAGGCTATTATGAATATACCATCCAATGCACGTGTCTATGATCTAGAGCAGCCGCGCTATTTTGGCGCTCCCGTTCTGGCGAGCCACGCGCCCGGCTACGTCTACACGCTTCACCGCCATCACGAGCCGGGCACGGCAGAGAGGCGCACGAGTGCCTCCGGCTTTATGTACACAACTGAGCATTCGGGTACGCATATCGATGCGTTGTGCCACCAGGCCGAGGACGTACACCTGTACGGCAGGCGGGAGATCAATCCCAGCATTCAAACCTCGCAGGGTTTCACAGAACTGGGCGCGGAAACCATCACTCCCATCATTACGCGCGGGGTCTTGCTCGATGTCGCCCGTCACCGGGGCGTAGATCGTATCGGGAGCGGTGACCAGATCCGGCAGTCAGAATTAGAAACAGTAGCCCGGAATCAGGGAACCGCTATAGGCGAGGGAGATGTGGTGCTGGTTCGAACCGGCAATGGAGCGACCTGGCAGGACCCGACCACCTACCTGCAGGCGGGAGGCGTGAGCGGAGATGCATCATCCTGGCTTGCCAGTCTCAGGGTGCGGGCAGTTGGAGCCGACAATATTGCCTGGGACGAACTCGGCGTTATCGACCCCGATCTTCAGGTCACGCTGCCCGGACATCTGATCCTGCTGGTGCGCCACGGCATCTACATTGTAGAAAACCTCTTCCTGGAGGAGCTGGCCCGCGAGCAATGCTACGAATTTACCTTTATCTGCCTGCCTCTCAAGCTGCGCGGGGCAACAGGTTCGCCCGTGCGACCGATCGCAATTGTTTAAAAGACCCGTCTTTCTACCCTGGGTAAAATACAACCTATCCAATACAGGGAATCTGGCCTGGATGAAGCCAGCATTGGGGAATGGAGCTTTAATGATTATACCGAGATCATCGGTACCGCTATCAATGCCAACAAAATCCCAATCCCCTGGATGCGCGTCACGCGCTCGCGCAGCAGGAGCGCAGCCAGGATGACCGTCGCCGCGGGATAGAGGGAAGAGAGAACGGCAGCGACATCGAGCCGACCGCTATGGGAGGCAAGGACGAAAAATACATTGCCGAAAGCATCCAGCACTCCGGCCAGCAGGATGAGATGAGTAACTGCAAGCTGGGGCCGCATGGGCTGCCGGCGAATGGATGCCATAATCAACAAGAAGAGAACGGACGTGAAACGCGCCACAGCAAGCGGCCAGAAGGTCTCACCATGAGTGACGCGACTGATGAGAATAAAAAAGCACCCAAAGCCTGTTCCAGCCAGCAATGCCAGCCCGATACCCTCTGGTCGCCCCCTGGCAGGCTCCGGGCGTGAGATCAGCGTTATTGCTAACAGAGCCAGGACGAATCCGCCCAGTTGGAGCAGGTTTGGCAATCCTTCCGTGAATACGCTGAAGATAACCGGTAGACCGGCGGTCAGCACGGCGGAAATGGGAGCGGCAATACCCATGCGCCCAATAGAAAGTGCCGAATAAAATGAAACCAGCCCGATAGCTCCTGCCAATCCGGCTAATCCTCCCCAGAAAATATCGAGCGACTTGGGAAATGGCTCTCTCCATAATAGCGCCAGCACGACCAGCAGCACAAATCCAACGGCGTAGGCGGCAACCACAACGCTCGAGGCTGTGGCACGGCGCGAGGCAAGCCCTCCGTTAAAATCGCCGCTCCCCCAGAACAGGGAAGCGGCAAGACCGAAAACAATGGTCGCGAGTGTACTGCTCATAATTGGTTGTACCTTATCTATCCTGAGGGCAATTTCCTGAAGCCCAGATATGCTCCTACAGCTACAAGCACTGAACCCAGACCCTTGATGAAGTACGCAATCAATGAAATATCTTTTGCTATCACGGTACTGGCATGCAATAAGGTCAGGGCATCCCCCACCATTTCTGGCGAGACGCTTGTAAAAAACGTACCGAAAGCAACCAATAGAACGACCAGGGGTAGCCATCGTTCCGGTCGCAGCAGGACAACGAATTCCGCACGCGCCATTTGTGGAATATCCTTATTCCTATCAACAGCATCCTCGATAACAAGCGTGGCTATTTCTCCTGCATATACCTTACTGGTATTGACAATGATCTCGACTTCAGTACTCAAGCCAATATTTTTAATCAATGGGCTACTTAAGAGGATAGCTTTTGTGGAAACATGGGTTGTCAATGACTTTGGAATACGAGCTCGTCCGCCATCAAGATAAAATTGTAGATTGATAATATAGGATTTTCCAGCTTCAAACACGTAACACCTATGGCCGTATTGCTCCTTTATGCGTACATGCTTTCTTCTTGAGGGAGAAGAGGCTTCATAAATTCCGATGAGTCGAAATAACGAGCAACCTTGCATGGTTCTGGCTGCGGATATTTGCTCGGAAAGTCTTACCCATGAAACTTCCTCCAGTTCTTTCGGACCTTCCTCGAAGCGGCTGGCAGTGAAAACAAGATTTGTCCTGCTGGTTTTAATACTTTCTGGGCGGATGGGCCGTGGATGCTTGCCATTCTGGTTAAGCATCCAGGTCTGCCATTTTTCGCGCTGCTTTTCGATGTCTGATGGAACAAAATAGACAAAACGATCAAGCCTGAAACGAACTGCAACCTGGACATCCAGGTCAGCACGCTCCAGAATCTCAGGTGGTTCAAAGCCCTCAAAATGAGCATAACGCAGAGGAAGAAATTTAAAATCTTGATCCAACGATTCGGGAATATCACAGAAGACGATGAGCGCAGGAATACTTTTTATCCTCTGCGACGCTTGAGAGCGATATTGCTCGATCCACAGCTTCATCAAGCTTTCTTCTATCCAGCGCAGACGATAGCTGAAACGTATATATGTACCATCTGGATAGCAGAGACAACTGAGGAGATCTCTCCTGTATGCCGGACGATCTGGAGGAGTTGAAGTCGCAATGACAATAACCTCTTGCCCTGCCTGGGGCGAGATTTCATTGTCTCCAGGAACCGGTTTTTGTCCGAAAGACATAAAGGAGAACTTCAACCTTACGGCCTTTCAAATACAAATTCAAATCCTTGTGAGTACCGGGCATAGAGCTCTTTATCTAAAAAGTACGCATACAGCTGCAGGGGATCCAGCCTGACACGGGTCACTTCAAACCGATCCCCCAGCATGCTTTGCAGCTGTGAGGGGTCCGCAGTACGATGATATCGTACCAGCTCGCGATCAGTTGTGTATTCTTTATCGATGTAAGCGTAGCGGGTTCCCTGCTCGTAACCGAACAAGACCCAGTTTGCTGCTTTGAGTGATGAACCCATAAATGCAAGGTTCGGATTGATATAGGTAAGCAGTAATTGTACGTTCGGGTAAATCAATCTCAGATGCCTATACATATGGCCCATCATATAGGAAACTGTGTTCATTGGCACCCAATCAAAGCAAAAGACACGCGAGACGACCAGCACATTCGACCTGCTAACTCCTTCGGGCAACGGTGTTATATGTTCCAGGTCAAAAGGTGAGATGGTGATCAGCGACGCCAGGCGGTTTTCATCAAGTGTCCTCAGGCCAAAACTTCTACTATCGGGGCGAAACGATGACAGGTAATGAAAAGATTCATGAATAATACGCGCTTCCCTCTCCGGTATTTCCACAAATCTGGTAGCATGAAGATTGTTTAGCGGCGTCTCAGGCTCATCCTGCCAATGTGCATAGGGATTTACGCGGCTCTTGATAAGGTGAAGTAATCTTCTGATCTCGTCGAAGAAAGCATGATCACCGGGAAATGGATTGCCGTACTCCCGCATTAAGCGGGGCAGATAGAGCAATACCTGCAGCTCTAAAGCACGTTCCGTAATAGAGATACTTTCAGCCGCTTCCCGAATCATAGACCTTCTTTCTCGGACATACTTAATCAAATCCGAGCTTACCGAAATGTGTTCTGCTAACGGTACTCTACCCATTATAACACTTCAACTTTATCAACTATGGAGGACGATACACAAGGAAACCAGCCCTGGTAATGCTACATGTATATTACACGTATGACCGCGGTCATTATAACACACTGACAAGCATACTGGAAGCGCGCTAGACGGCAAATCAGGGCTACGTAAAAGTCGCGACAACAAGCTAATTGTGTGAAAGTAGCCTACCAGATTGACTCACCTGGCTGGACTTTTACATAGCTGCGGACAGTTAACCGAGAGCATCCTTATATCGCCGGAGAGCCTCAAGATGCTGCCGGAGCGAGGTGAAACCCGCGCCCATCGTATTGATGCAAATGTGCGTTGCGCCCAGTTCCTGCCAGCGCTTTGTCTCATCCAGCCAGCGCCGGGTATCTCCATCCCCGGCATTTATCCGCGGCTCGATGCCAAACGCTTCAGGGTCGCGCCCGGCCTCGCGCAGATAGTTACGCAGGCGTCCAATGGCCTCTTGCATTTGCGCATCCGGCTGTCCCTGTGGAAACCAGCCGTCCGCGAGTCGGGCGCTCCGGCGCAGCAATACATCCGCGGTTCCACCCATCCAGATCGGAATCGAACGGCGCACGGGCAGCGGATTAAGCCCGGCTTCGCTGATCGTATGGAACCGGCCCTTGTAGGTAACGATCTCCTGGCTCCAGAGCAGGCGCAGCACCTCGACTTGCTCCTCTATCACGCGCCCGCGTTTGTGGAAATCCATGCCCAGTGCTTCATACTCCACCGGATTCCAGCCAACGCCGATGCCCAGGCGCATCTTCCCGCCACTCAACACATCCACTTCTGCCGCCTGCTTGGCAACCAGCGCCGTTTGCCGCTGTGGCAGGATAATCACGCCTGTGACTAACTCGAGCTTTGTCAAAGCTGCCAGGTATCCAAAAAGCACAAACGGCTCGTGAAATAAATCTTTATAGGTATAGCCCCGCCAGCCCGGTCGATTCGTGGGATCAGCGCCCAGCACGTGGTCATAGGCCATGAGGTGGTCGTAACCCAATTCCTCGACGGTCTGTGCATATTCGCGAATGGCCGCCGGGTCCGCGCCGATCTCATTCTGCGGAAAAACAACTCCTACATACATGCCCAATCTCCTTACGCATGACGATATCCCTTGCTACAAAACTGCTAACAGCCTTAATGATAGCATGTACTGGTGACCACA
The window above is part of the Ktedonobacteraceae bacterium genome. Proteins encoded here:
- a CDS encoding serine/threonine-protein kinase, coding for MDRTGNQLGNYRLVRLLGKGGFADVYLGEHVYLQTQAAIKILHAQLTPDTMSSFLSEARTIARLMHPHIVRVLDFGVDSGTPFLVMEYAPNGTLRQRHPRGTRLPLSTVVSYTKQIAAALQYAHDQRLIHRDVKPENMLVAQNNAVVLSDFGIATISQTSRSVPTLDISGTISYMAPEQINGKPRPASDQYSLGVIVYEWLAGACPFKGSFTEIATQHMFTAPPSLRAASPLLSPDVERVVMVALSKDPEQRFARVEAFAFALEQASQQELPTLPGSNPFLFVPSVPPTILAAPVREPAPPIAPVNSGPPYISQTDPTTPIPDVYQSHILPSPVTPLPPVLPGAITAADQPGIQQKRKMSRRAFIGGAVLVAAAVGSGAALAKFFLVPSAATSTNHPTSAATHPAKSGTTTQSSPTAQSSSTGTTNPNSPTLAITELFSHAGPAEEYTVAWSPDGQFVASAGNSQVIEILNASSGVTALILSDSFSATDSVAWSPDGNYLASGHDDHIIRIWNASSGMLISRLTGHTGHVNSVAWSPDRSMLVSGSGDKTARVWDVAGQTSLITYTGHTHYINCVAWEHNGTRIVSGSGDYTAQVWDALSGMPILTYSRHSNEVLSLAWSPDDRRIVSASDDSTVQVWDSSSGSRFLVYTGHRSFVVAVSWSPDGTKIVSGGGDHTKAVSDTSIQVWDPNTGNKLAIYNGHSNEVEDVAWAPDSSRFASASDDQTVRVLQVP
- a CDS encoding type II toxin-antitoxin system PemK/MazF family toxin; translated protein: MSSEARASTPPSPQQQEISQPSPPPHTPPSPRRGEIWDVNWSPGRGAEQQGTRPALIIQNDRGNASLTYPLTIVASMSRTERELPLHVRIAPTSENGLTDYTDVKCEQLMTIEKSRLMRRRGSVTSEDMARVDTALKLSLGLAP
- a CDS encoding cyclase family protein, giving the protein MNIPSNARVYDLEQPRYFGAPVLASHAPGYVYTLHRHHEPGTAERRTSASGFMYTTEHSGTHIDALCHQAEDVHLYGRREINPSIQTSQGFTELGAETITPIITRGVLLDVARHRGVDRIGSGDQIRQSELETVARNQGTAIGEGDVVLVRTGNGATWQDPTTYLQAGGVSGDASSWLASLRVRAVGADNIAWDELGVIDPDLQVTLPGHLILLVRHGIYIVENLFLEELAREQCYEFTFICLPLKLRGATGSPVRPIAIV
- a CDS encoding DMT family transporter — encoded protein: MSSTLATIVFGLAASLFWGSGDFNGGLASRRATASSVVVAAYAVGFVLLVVLALLWREPFPKSLDIFWGGLAGLAGAIGLVSFYSALSIGRMGIAAPISAVLTAGLPVIFSVFTEGLPNLLQLGGFVLALLAITLISRPEPARGRPEGIGLALLAGTGFGCFFILISRVTHGETFWPLAVARFTSVLFLLIMASIRRQPMRPQLAVTHLILLAGVLDAFGNVFFVLASHSGRLDVAAVLSSLYPAATVILAALLLRERVTRIQGIGILLALIAVPMISV
- a CDS encoding LLM class F420-dependent oxidoreductase; its protein translation is MYVGVVFPQNEIGADPAAIREYAQTVEELGYDHLMAYDHVLGADPTNRPGWRGYTYKDLFHEPFVLFGYLAALTKLELVTGVIILPQRQTALVAKQAAEVDVLSGGKMRLGIGVGWNPVEYEALGMDFHKRGRVIEEQVEVLRLLWSQEIVTYKGRFHTISEAGLNPLPVRRSIPIWMGGTADVLLRRSARLADGWFPQGQPDAQMQEAIGRLRNYLREAGRDPEAFGIEPRINAGDGDTRRWLDETKRWQELGATHICINTMGAGFTSLRQHLEALRRYKDALG